A genomic segment from Juglans regia cultivar Chandler chromosome 14, Walnut 2.0, whole genome shotgun sequence encodes:
- the LOC109000659 gene encoding serine carboxypeptidase-like 51, which yields MGKWCVIVFPLLLFLCPLFHGGISTVVARGQEGSEEWGYVEVRPKAHMFWWLYRSPYRVEDPSKPWPIILWLQGGPGASGVGIGNFEEVGPLDADLKPRNSTWLRKADLLFVDNPVGTGYSFVEDEKLYVKTDEEAATDLTTLLEKVFNRNENLQKSPLHIVAESYGGKYAVTLALSALKAIEAGKLKLKLGGVLLGDSWISPEDYVFAWGPLLKDLSRLDNNGLLQSNSLAQKIKQQIEQGQYAGATTSWMELESVIGSNSDHVDFYNFLLDSGSSDAVSMTAIELKKGIAVKRYSRYLSSLRSSAGGGGGDLDSLLNGAIKEKLKIPDNVTWGGQSDSVFDSLAGDFMKPRISEVDELLVKGVNVTVYNGQLDLICATKGTEAWIEKLKWEGLQKFLSIDRTPLYCGDKERTKGFTKSYKNLHFYWILGAGHFVPNDQPCVALNMVGAITQSPAPST from the exons ATGGGAAAGTGGTGTGTTATTGTTTTCCCTCTTCTTCTGTTCTTGTGTCCTCTGTTTCATGGAGGAATAAGTACTGTAGTTGCCAGAGGCCAGGAAGGATCAGAGGAATGGGGATATGTTGAAGTCAGACCCA AAGCCCACATGTTCTGGTGGCTTTACAGAAGTCCCTATAGAGTTGAGGATCCCTCCAAACCATGGCCAATCATTCTTTGGTTGCAGGGTGGACCT GGTGCTTCAGGAGTTGGGATTGGCAATTTTGAAGAGGTTGGGCCATTAGATGCAGATTTGAAGCCGCGGAATTCAACATGGTTGCGAAAAGCTGATCTTTTGTTTGTG GATAACCCAGTTGGAACCGGATACAGTTTTGTGGAGGATGAAAAGCTGTATGTCAAAACCGATGAAGAGGCAGCAACTGATTTAACCACTTTGTTGGAGAAAGTATTCAATAGAAATGAGAACCTCCAAAAGAGTCCTCTGCACATTGTGGCAGAGTCTTATGGTGGAAAATATGCTGTCACTCTTGCGCTGTCAGCACTAAAAGCCATAGAAGCTGGGAAATTGAAGCTTAAACTGGGAG GAGTGCTATTAGGGGACAGCTGGATCTCCCCAGAAGATTATGTG TTTGCATGGGGTCCTCTTCTGAAAGATCTATCGCGGCTTGACAATAATGGGTTGCTGCAATCAAACAG TCTGGCTCAGAAGATCAAGCAGCAAATTGAGCAAGGTCAATATGCTGGTGCAACCACTTCATGGATGGAACTTGAGTCAGTGATTGGCTCCAACAGTGATCATGTG GACTTCTACAATTTTCTATTGGATTCGGGATCATCAGACGCTGTGTCAATGACAGCCATAGAATTGAAAAAAGGGATTGCAGTAAAAAGATATTCGAGATATTTGAGTTCCTTAAGGTCTTCtgctggtggtggtggcggcGATTTGGATAGTTTGCTGAATGGTGCCATTAAAGAGAAGCTTAAGATTCCGGACAATGTAAC GTGGGGAGGGCAGTCAGATTCTGTTTTCGATAGTCTGGCAGGGGATTTCATGAAACCCAGGATTAGTGAG gtTGATGAGCTCCTTGTTAAAGGAGTGAATGTGACTGTGTACAATGGGCAA CTTGATCTTATTTGTGCCACCAAGGGGACAGAAGCCTGGATTGAGAAGCTCAA GTGGGAAGGGCTACAAAAATTCTTGAGCATAGACAGAACCCCTCTCTATTGTGGGGataaagaaagaacaaaggGTTTCACCAAGTCATACAAAAACCTACACTTCTATTGGATTCTTGGAGCAGGCCACTTT GTACCAAATGATCAGCCCTGCGTTGCATTAAATATGGTGGGTGCCATCACCCAGTCCCCAGCGCCCTCTACTTAG
- the LOC109000656 gene encoding uncharacterized protein LOC109000656 isoform X1, whose product MTLVPSWLESLLSTDFFSVCSNHKNASRSECNMFCLDCHNHDAFCFYCRSTRHRDHLVIQIRRSSYHDVVRVAEIEKVLDITGVQTYVINSARVLFLNERPQPKITGKGSSHLCEVCKRSLLDPFRFCSLGCKLVGIKKKGDSSFNLSMNNDHEIKGSGERMPRRFFPVKEDDDEEHDELREGRRMIQLQDMIRYRSSMSHPADHHHQHENLPTISNVVVSRRRRKGIPRRAPLGP is encoded by the exons ATGACATTGGTACCAAGCTGGCTTGAATCGTTATTATCTACGGATTTCTTCTCCGTTTGCTCCAACCACAAAAATGCCTCTCGCAGCGAGTGCAACATGTTCTGCCTTGATTGCCATAATCACGATGCTTTCTGCTTCTACTGCCGATCAACACGCCACAGAGATCACCTTGTTATCCAA ATTAGGAGATCATCGTATCATGATGTTGTTCGGGTGGCGGAGATTGAGAAGGTTTTGGATATAACTGGAGTTCAGACATATGTGATAAACAGTGCCAGAGTTCTCTTCCTCAATGAGAGACCTCAGCCTAAGATTACCGGTAAAGGAAGCTCTCATTTGTGCGAAGTATGTAAAAGAAGTCTGTTGGATCCCTTTCGCTTTTGTTCATTGGGATGTAAG CTTGTAGGAATAAAAAAGAAGGGGGATTCGAGCTTCAACTTAAGCATGAACAATGATCATGAAATCAAGGGAAGTGGAGAAAGAATGCCAAGAAGATTCTTCCCAGTaaaggaagatgatgatgaagaacaTGATGAATTGCGTGAAGGCCGGCGTATGATCCAATTACAAGATATGATTAGATACCGAAGCAGCATGTCTCATCCtgctgatcatcatcatcaacacgAAAATCTTCCAACTATATCCAACGTCGTCgtctcaagaagaagaagaaagggcaTCCCTAGAAGGGCACCTCTAGGGCCCTAG
- the LOC109000656 gene encoding uncharacterized protein LOC109000656 isoform X2: MPLAASATCSALIAIITMLSASTADQHATEITLLSKRSSYHDVVRVAEIEKVLDITGVQTYVINSARVLFLNERPQPKITGKGSSHLCEVCKRSLLDPFRFCSLGCKLVGIKKKGDSSFNLSMNNDHEIKGSGERMPRRFFPVKEDDDEEHDELREGRRMIQLQDMIRYRSSMSHPADHHHQHENLPTISNVVVSRRRRKGIPRRAPLGP; encoded by the exons ATGCCTCTCGCAGCGAGTGCAACATGTTCTGCCTTGATTGCCATAATCACGATGCTTTCTGCTTCTACTGCCGATCAACACGCCACAGAGATCACCTTGTTATCCAA GAGATCATCGTATCATGATGTTGTTCGGGTGGCGGAGATTGAGAAGGTTTTGGATATAACTGGAGTTCAGACATATGTGATAAACAGTGCCAGAGTTCTCTTCCTCAATGAGAGACCTCAGCCTAAGATTACCGGTAAAGGAAGCTCTCATTTGTGCGAAGTATGTAAAAGAAGTCTGTTGGATCCCTTTCGCTTTTGTTCATTGGGATGTAAG CTTGTAGGAATAAAAAAGAAGGGGGATTCGAGCTTCAACTTAAGCATGAACAATGATCATGAAATCAAGGGAAGTGGAGAAAGAATGCCAAGAAGATTCTTCCCAGTaaaggaagatgatgatgaagaacaTGATGAATTGCGTGAAGGCCGGCGTATGATCCAATTACAAGATATGATTAGATACCGAAGCAGCATGTCTCATCCtgctgatcatcatcatcaacacgAAAATCTTCCAACTATATCCAACGTCGTCgtctcaagaagaagaagaaagggcaTCCCTAGAAGGGCACCTCTAGGGCCCTAG